In a genomic window of Acidimicrobiales bacterium:
- a CDS encoding helix-turn-helix transcriptional regulator codes for MDPPHEGDTDPIGVDEELDADDRALLRSIGHRLRQARHRRGWSLATVAERSDGHLKASAVANYERGERAPSAARLARLAALYRVTPAELIGQEVGITPLIDLTRRGAQAAGGTVPLPRLVIDANALEGASRSRDLEIVFNLVRSLRAQRADPGPVFSLRAADVAHLARALARTPASIAAELAGVVVDFVE; via the coding sequence ATGGATCCTCCCCATGAGGGCGACACAGACCCGATCGGGGTCGACGAAGAGCTCGATGCGGACGACCGCGCCCTCCTGCGGTCGATCGGCCACAGGCTCAGGCAGGCCAGACACCGACGGGGTTGGTCGCTGGCCACGGTGGCCGAGAGATCGGACGGCCACCTGAAGGCCTCGGCCGTGGCCAACTACGAGCGAGGCGAGCGCGCCCCGAGCGCGGCCCGACTCGCTCGACTGGCCGCTCTGTACCGGGTGACTCCCGCCGAGCTGATCGGCCAGGAGGTAGGCATAACCCCGCTGATCGACCTCACCCGCCGGGGGGCTCAGGCCGCCGGCGGGACCGTCCCCCTACCCCGGCTCGTCATCGACGCCAATGCTCTGGAGGGAGCGAGCCGGAGCCGGGACCTCGAGATCGTCTTCAACCTGGTGCGTTCGCTGCGGGCCCAACGGGCCGATCCGGGGCCGGTGTTCAGCCTCCGCGCCGCTGATGTGGCCCACCTGGCCCGGGCGCTGGCCCGCACGCCGGCATCCATAGCTGCCGAGCTGGCCGGGGTGGTGGTCGACTTCGTGGAGTGA